The proteins below come from a single Aedes albopictus strain Foshan unplaced genomic scaffold, AalbF5 HiC_scaffold_605, whole genome shotgun sequence genomic window:
- the LOC109430545 gene encoding PX domain-containing protein kinase-like protein has product MAIFEKRLEQKVVLDDTEPITCTIETAQNIDGHTEYVLRAQRGPYPENSWRILRRYNDFASLNKCLQISGIDLSFPGKKFIGNMRPDFIAERLIALQEFLNQVLMNPILASSLPTKKFIDPDSYSTPFHDLALQYASMCLRTDGVFTLGQSLGPIGWRLRKHYFKVVHKPQGNKHSPGHSNTKHHLIKSSSQSHGKQHTTQVCVTTSTEKDYNTKESGKDDLILTWTEFGPDKYIDEKEIHNVLKNFGSVQHPYIAPIEYIASNDNGALVIRKFYKQGSLKDVLCAASPCNPFLSKYGSPKGRAPLPLKELALYARQILEAIRFLHSKGMACGHVHCGNVLIVDGVARLMDVENFIFGVPSFYRPFFVQHSKINTCEAIDVYGFGHLLYEMCMGYPLQDSYARQILDCPDSLKALLESILSKDACKSALPTLDQLAAHPFFGEYAASFNDQYAMAIAAQKPHLKFSTNAKEQLKLAIQKTENRVRDEQKSVKNQKRLVRVQEMMTSEEEKKKIKHKAKQEQRQAKLRAQNSLQLNNGPPQMVTVSASSGSAGAVMVKSDSANSIVSPHDAALMSPPPHATDSGGSASSPLPPPSAPPIPPPSSLPLFEQATASGLGSSSNGRHLVKSISGDDHSSSNRSALLESICNFNKSGLKKINISD; this is encoded by the exons GAATACGTTCTAAGAGCGCAGCGTGGACCATACCCTGAAAACAGTTGGCGTATACTAAGGCGTTACAATGACTTCGCTTCGCTTAACAAATGCTTACAAATATCAGGAATTGATTTGTCATTTCCCGGCAAGAAGTTCATTG GTAATATGCGCCCTGATTTCATAGCTGAGCGGTTAATTGCATTACAGGAGTTCTTAAATCAAGTACTAATGAATCCCATTTTGGCATCCTCATTACCGACCAAAAAGTTCATCGATCCGGACAGCTATTCGACGCCGTTCCATG ATCTTGCTCTGCAATATGCATCAATGTGTTTACGTACGGACGGCGTCTTCACGCTGGGTCAATCATTGGGCCCGATAGGATGGCGTCTGCGGAAGCACTACTTCAAAGTGGTGCACAAACCGCAAGGAAATAAACACTCACCGGGTCACTCCAACACCAAACATCATCTGATCAAATCGAGTTCGCAATCGCACGGCAAACAGCATACGACCCAGGTTTGTGTAACAACGTCAACGGAGAAGGATTACAACACGAAAGAAAGCGGAAAGGATGATCTGATTCTGACGTGGACAGAGTTTGGCCCGGATAAGTACATTGACGAGAAGGAGATTCACAATGTGCTGAAGAACTTTGGCAGCGTGCAACATCCGTACATTGCTCCAATAGAGTATATCGCTTCGAACGACAATGGAGCGCTGGTCATACGCAAGTTTTACAAACAGGGCAGTCTCAAGGATGTCCTTTGTGCGGCGTCTCCTTGTAATCCGTTCTTGTCGAAATACGGTAGCCCCAAGGGTCGAGCTCCGTTGCCACTGAAGGAGCTGGCACTGTATGCGCGACAGATTTTAGAGGCTATTCGGTTTTTGCATTCGAAAGGGATGGCTTGTGGGCACGTGCATTGCGGCAATGTATTGATTGTCGACGGAGTGGCACGCCTAATGGACGTAGAAAACTTCATTTTTGGGGTGCCCTCGTTCTATCGGCCATTCTTTGTGCAGCACAGCAAGATAAACACATGTGAGGCTATTGACGTGTATGGGTTTGGGCATCTCCTGTACGAGATGTGCATGGGGTACCCCTTGCAAGACTCCTACGCCAGACAAATCCTTGACTGTCCAGATAGTTTAA AGGCACTGCTGGAATCAATTCTCTCCAAGGATGCATGCAAATCGGCTCTTCCAACGTTAGATCAACTGGCCGCGCACCCTTTCTTCGGGGAGTACGCTGCGAGTTTCAACGATCAGTACGCGATGGCGATTGCTGCCCAGAAGCCCCACCTTAAATTTTCAACCAATGCCAAAGAACAGCTGAAGCTTGCGATCCAGAAAACGGAGAACCGGGTTCGAGATGAGCAAAAATCGGTGAAAAATCAAAAACGTCTAGTCAGGGTGCAGGAGATGATGACTTCCGAGGAGGAGAAGAAGAAAATCAAGCATAAGGCG AAACAGGAACAACGACAGGCAAAGCTGCGCGCTCAAAATTCGCTGCAACTGAACAATGGACCTCCGCAAATGGTCACGGTGAGCGCGAGTTCCGGATCGGCTGGTGCTGTTATGGTCAAGTCGGACAGCGCCAACAGTATTGTCTCACCACACGATGCGGCGCTAATGTCACCCCCACCGCATGCAACCGACAGCGGAGGCAGCGCTTCGTCTCCTTTGCCGCCTCCATCTGCACCACCGATTCCTCCGCCATCGTCTCTGCCACTATTCGAACAGGCCACTGCGTCGGGTTTGGGATCCTCTTCCAATGGGAGGCATTTGGTCAAGTCAATTTCCGGAGACGATCACAGCAGCTCCAACCGCAGTGCCCTGTTGGAATCCATTTGTAACTTCAACAAAAGTGGTCTCAAGAAGATTAACATAAGCGACTAG